Proteins co-encoded in one Synechococcus elongatus PCC 6301 genomic window:
- the polA gene encoding DNA polymerase I → MSVDSPLLLLVDGHSLAFRSYYAFAKGRDGGLRTRTGIPTSVCFGFLKALLEVMEQQQPKALAIAFDLGGPTFRHEADENYKANRDEAPEDFKIDTDNLVALLQTLNLPILVEPGYEADDLLGTVAQRGAEAGYRVRILSGDRDLFQLVDPEGAIRVLYLGNTFGRSANREAAREIDPAAVIDKLGVPPEQVIDFKALCGDSSDNIPGVKGIGPKTAVDLLQAWGDLDRIYDNLEAIKPAVRKKLESDREAAYHSRKLAQIVTDIPLAIDWDHYALTGFDEQEVLPWLEKLELQAFRRQVDRLQQLFGGQPPTVEALSDESLDFWTAEETAAQQPRWPQLQPQIITTAAALTDLVTLLEQRDSPEAIVAWDTETTDLDPRLAQLVGIGCAWGEEPDQLAYIPLGHEEGEQLPLQTVLTALRPILESDRHPKALQNAKFDRLILRHQGIELAGVVFDTMLASYLLNPSLGHSLDALADRWLKLQTRSYSDLVPKGKTIAQVAIAAVAQYCGSDVHVVQRLIPLLKAGIAESPALQFLLETVELPLEAVLAEMEDRGIRIDEGYLAELSEHLKGELDRLEGAAHTLAGDRFNLGSPKQLSELLFEKLGLNVKKSRKTKTGYSTDAAVLEKLQGDHPIIDLILEHCTLAKLKSTYVDALPSLVAADGRIHTDFNQAVTATGRLSSSNPNLQNIPIRTEFSRQIRKAFLPREGWLLAAADYSQIELRILAHLSQEPVLLEAYRQGDDVHRLTASLLFDREEITSEERRIGKIINFGVIYGMGAQRFARETGSSTKEAQGFIDRFYDRYPRVFTYLQSLERQAIARGYVETVLGRRRYFDFEDTGLQKLRGSDPESIDLDKIRPSRFEAQLLRAAANAPIQGSSADIIKVAMVQLQALLQSYQARMLLQVHDELVLELPPEEWDSLAPQIQQTMEQAVQLTVPLAVELHAGHNWMEAK, encoded by the coding sequence ATGTCTGTAGACTCTCCCCTCTTGCTTCTCGTGGATGGCCACTCCTTGGCCTTCCGCAGTTACTACGCTTTTGCCAAAGGTCGCGATGGTGGGTTACGCACCCGCACCGGTATTCCCACCAGTGTCTGTTTTGGCTTCCTCAAAGCGCTGCTGGAGGTGATGGAGCAACAGCAACCCAAAGCGTTGGCGATCGCCTTCGATTTGGGTGGGCCAACCTTCCGCCACGAAGCAGACGAGAACTACAAGGCCAACCGCGACGAAGCCCCCGAAGACTTCAAGATCGATACGGATAACCTCGTCGCGCTGCTGCAAACCCTCAATCTGCCAATTCTGGTGGAGCCAGGCTATGAGGCAGATGACCTACTCGGCACAGTCGCCCAACGCGGAGCCGAAGCGGGCTATCGAGTACGGATTCTCAGCGGCGATCGCGATCTCTTCCAGCTCGTTGACCCCGAGGGTGCGATTCGCGTGCTCTACCTCGGCAATACCTTTGGCCGCAGCGCTAATCGAGAAGCCGCCCGTGAGATTGATCCGGCCGCGGTGATCGATAAGCTGGGTGTACCGCCTGAGCAAGTAATTGATTTCAAAGCGCTTTGCGGTGATAGCTCTGATAACATCCCTGGCGTCAAAGGCATTGGTCCCAAAACAGCCGTGGATCTGCTGCAGGCTTGGGGTGATCTCGATCGCATTTACGACAATCTGGAAGCGATCAAACCCGCCGTTCGCAAGAAATTAGAGAGCGATCGCGAGGCAGCCTATCACTCCCGCAAACTGGCGCAAATCGTCACGGATATTCCCCTAGCGATCGACTGGGATCACTATGCTCTGACCGGCTTTGATGAACAGGAAGTCTTGCCTTGGCTGGAAAAACTGGAACTGCAAGCCTTCCGGCGACAGGTCGATCGCCTGCAACAGCTCTTCGGGGGCCAGCCACCAACTGTCGAAGCACTCAGTGATGAATCCCTCGACTTTTGGACCGCCGAAGAAACTGCTGCGCAGCAACCGCGCTGGCCACAACTGCAGCCTCAGATCATCACCACGGCCGCAGCGCTGACTGACCTCGTGACTTTGCTGGAACAGCGCGATAGTCCTGAAGCGATCGTGGCTTGGGACACGGAAACAACCGACCTCGATCCGCGCTTGGCGCAACTGGTGGGTATTGGCTGCGCTTGGGGAGAAGAGCCAGATCAGCTTGCCTACATTCCCCTCGGGCATGAGGAAGGCGAGCAATTGCCGCTCCAGACAGTCCTCACCGCGCTACGACCGATTTTGGAAAGCGATCGCCATCCCAAGGCGCTGCAAAATGCCAAGTTCGATCGCCTGATTCTGCGTCACCAAGGCATTGAGCTGGCGGGTGTGGTCTTTGACACAATGCTGGCTAGCTACCTACTCAACCCCAGTCTTGGCCACAGCTTAGATGCTTTAGCCGATCGCTGGTTAAAGCTGCAAACGCGCAGCTACAGCGACCTCGTCCCCAAGGGCAAAACCATCGCCCAAGTCGCGATCGCGGCAGTTGCACAATACTGCGGCAGCGATGTCCATGTGGTGCAGCGGCTGATTCCGTTGCTGAAAGCTGGGATCGCCGAATCTCCGGCGCTTCAATTCCTGCTGGAAACCGTCGAGCTGCCGCTCGAAGCCGTGCTTGCCGAGATGGAAGATCGCGGCATTCGCATTGATGAAGGATATCTAGCAGAACTGTCGGAGCATCTCAAGGGCGAGCTCGATCGCTTGGAAGGAGCAGCGCATACCCTAGCGGGCGATCGCTTTAATCTCGGGTCGCCCAAGCAGCTGAGCGAACTGCTGTTCGAGAAGCTAGGGCTGAATGTCAAAAAGTCCCGCAAGACCAAAACGGGCTACTCCACCGATGCAGCCGTGCTCGAAAAACTCCAGGGTGATCACCCGATCATCGACCTGATTCTGGAGCACTGCACCCTCGCCAAACTGAAGTCGACCTATGTGGATGCGCTGCCGAGTCTGGTTGCTGCCGATGGACGCATTCATACTGATTTCAACCAAGCGGTGACGGCGACGGGACGGCTGTCCTCTTCTAATCCCAACCTGCAGAACATTCCGATTCGCACCGAATTCAGCCGTCAAATTCGCAAGGCTTTTCTGCCCCGTGAAGGCTGGCTACTAGCCGCAGCAGATTACTCGCAAATTGAGCTGCGCATCCTCGCTCACCTCAGCCAAGAGCCAGTGCTGCTGGAAGCCTACCGGCAGGGCGATGATGTACACCGACTTACGGCCAGTCTGCTCTTCGATCGCGAGGAGATCACGTCCGAGGAACGACGCATTGGCAAAATCATCAACTTTGGTGTGATTTACGGCATGGGTGCCCAGCGCTTTGCCCGCGAAACTGGCAGCAGCACCAAGGAAGCCCAAGGCTTTATCGATCGCTTCTACGATCGCTATCCTCGGGTGTTTACCTACCTGCAAAGCCTGGAACGCCAAGCGATCGCCCGCGGTTATGTGGAAACAGTCTTGGGGCGGCGGCGTTACTTTGACTTTGAGGACACTGGCCTCCAGAAGCTACGCGGGAGCGATCCCGAGAGCATCGATCTCGACAAGATTCGTCCCAGCCGCTTCGAGGCGCAATTGCTGCGAGCCGCCGCCAATGCGCCCATTCAGGGGTCAAGTGCCGACATCATCAAAGTGGCGATGGTGCAGTTGCAGGCGCTGTTGCAGTCCTATCAAGCGCGGATGCTGTTGCAAGTCCATGACGAACTCGTCCTAGAACTGCCGCCGGAGGAATGGGACAGCCTCGCACCCCAAATCCAGCAGACGATGGAGCAGGCAGTTCAGCTGACCGTGCCGCTGGCTGTGGAACTGCATGCAGGCCACAACTGGATGGAGGCAAAGTAA
- a CDS encoding DUF2231 domain-containing protein — MIRPLLATQPDWSSGLDLGLNGLPYALPVHPNLVHFTIGLFAIALIFDLIATSHGLLQPIYNLLQIKPDRAAYYDLGWWNLLAAALITFVAVAFGFFEMLLAEPPAGAVSPWGLPALETMYLHGVGGVFSLFMIVLLTIWRGLERYRWRARLRAQVSLRYGAVALLVLGFISIQAEMGAQLGGTFGLHNTAALHISQKQSVATLQTLTIPPRTVGQALSNPPANYPLPRWEFQGDRLYYGIQSVLTLPAELAQPELLTRLNDHAWSADDFSLVGDQIYLGDRPLLPAGTTGQAQLYRLQAALLSSSDP; from the coding sequence ATGATCCGGCCATTACTGGCGACGCAACCCGACTGGAGCAGCGGACTGGATCTGGGGCTAAATGGTCTACCCTACGCGCTGCCGGTGCATCCCAATCTGGTGCACTTCACGATTGGACTGTTTGCGATCGCCCTGATCTTTGACCTGATTGCCACCAGTCACGGGCTCTTGCAGCCGATTTACAACCTGCTGCAGATTAAACCCGATCGCGCTGCCTACTACGACCTAGGCTGGTGGAACTTGCTGGCTGCTGCTCTGATCACCTTCGTGGCCGTGGCCTTCGGCTTCTTCGAAATGCTGCTGGCTGAACCGCCTGCCGGTGCCGTCAGTCCCTGGGGTTTACCGGCGCTGGAGACCATGTATCTGCACGGCGTCGGCGGTGTTTTTTCCCTGTTCATGATCGTGCTGCTGACCATCTGGCGAGGGCTAGAACGCTATCGTTGGCGAGCGAGGCTCCGCGCTCAAGTCAGTTTGCGCTACGGTGCTGTGGCCCTGCTGGTTTTAGGCTTCATCAGCATTCAGGCCGAAATGGGGGCACAGCTGGGCGGCACCTTCGGCCTGCACAATACAGCAGCGCTGCATATCAGCCAAAAACAGTCAGTAGCGACGCTGCAAACCCTGACAATTCCGCCCCGAACGGTTGGCCAAGCGCTCTCCAATCCACCGGCTAACTACCCCTTGCCGCGCTGGGAATTCCAAGGCGATCGCCTTTACTACGGCATTCAATCAGTGCTGACCCTGCCAGCGGAGCTTGCCCAGCCTGAGCTGCTAACGCGGCTGAATGACCATGCGTGGTCGGCGGATGACTTCTCCCTCGTCGGAGATCAAATCTACCTGGGCGATCGCCCGCTCCTACCAGCGGGAACTACCGGCCAAGCTCAGCTCTATCGCCTCCAAGCCGCTCTCCTCTCGTCGAGTGACCCATGA
- a CDS encoding carotenoid oxygenase family protein — translation MTATASSASTETFSRADWLRGYESQTEERDYWIDDIEGEIPAELEGTVFRNGPGLLEIGGQSLHHPFDGDGMISAIAIRQGRAYFRNRYVRTEGFLAEQKAGKILYRGVFGTQKPGGWLANIFDLGLKNIANTNILYWGDRLLALWEAAEPHRLDPQTLETFGLDRLDGLLADGDPFSAHPRIDPGSERTGGQRRLVNFAVKTGPSSRIRLYEFDESGRCVEQQERVIPGFAFLHDFALTPNYAIFFQNPIRFNPLPALLGQRTAGQCLASDRNKSTQILVIPRDPKAPLQTFETESCFVFHHANAFETADGAIVVDSVCYDEFPMLEPDRNFKEVDFDSYPRGELFRFTLHPGQPRAERKLLESRTCEFPTQHPRTVGQDARYYYIGAAAAPTGNAPLQSLLKIDLETGDRKLWTVAPRGFIGEPLFVPRPGGIAEDDGWVLSLIYDAARHSSALVILSAQTLEPLARLNLKQHIPYGLHGCFTPQYFGPED, via the coding sequence ATGACTGCCACTGCTTCTTCTGCCTCGACTGAGACCTTCAGCCGCGCTGATTGGCTGCGGGGTTACGAATCCCAGACCGAAGAACGGGATTACTGGATCGACGACATCGAAGGCGAAATTCCAGCTGAGCTAGAGGGCACGGTCTTCCGCAACGGCCCCGGTCTGCTGGAAATTGGCGGCCAAAGCCTGCACCATCCCTTTGATGGCGACGGCATGATCAGCGCGATCGCGATTCGCCAAGGTCGCGCCTATTTCCGCAATCGCTACGTTCGTACCGAAGGGTTTCTGGCAGAGCAAAAGGCGGGCAAGATTCTCTATCGCGGCGTCTTTGGCACCCAAAAACCAGGGGGTTGGCTGGCCAATATTTTTGATCTCGGCCTCAAGAACATTGCCAACACCAACATCCTCTACTGGGGCGATCGCCTGCTGGCGCTCTGGGAAGCGGCGGAACCGCACCGCCTCGATCCACAGACGCTGGAAACTTTTGGCCTCGATCGCTTGGATGGTTTGTTGGCCGATGGTGATCCTTTCTCGGCGCATCCCCGCATCGATCCCGGCTCGGAGCGTACAGGCGGTCAACGGCGGCTGGTCAACTTTGCTGTCAAGACCGGCCCTTCCAGCCGCATTCGGCTCTACGAATTTGATGAGTCAGGCCGCTGCGTCGAGCAACAAGAGCGGGTGATTCCGGGCTTTGCTTTCCTCCACGATTTTGCGCTGACGCCCAACTACGCCATCTTTTTCCAAAACCCGATTCGCTTTAACCCGCTGCCAGCCTTGCTGGGACAGCGGACGGCGGGGCAATGCTTGGCGAGCGATCGCAACAAATCTACCCAGATTTTGGTGATCCCCCGCGATCCGAAAGCACCGCTGCAGACCTTTGAAACCGAGTCCTGCTTTGTCTTCCACCATGCCAATGCCTTTGAAACGGCGGATGGCGCGATCGTGGTTGATTCGGTTTGCTACGACGAGTTCCCAATGCTGGAGCCCGATCGCAACTTTAAGGAAGTCGATTTCGACAGCTACCCACGCGGCGAGTTGTTCCGCTTTACGCTGCACCCTGGCCAACCTCGCGCAGAACGGAAACTACTGGAAAGTCGCACCTGCGAATTTCCGACCCAGCATCCCCGCACTGTTGGTCAGGACGCCCGCTACTACTACATCGGTGCTGCCGCTGCTCCAACTGGTAATGCGCCGCTGCAAAGCCTGCTGAAGATCGATCTGGAAACAGGCGATCGCAAGCTCTGGACCGTTGCCCCGCGAGGCTTTATTGGCGAGCCGCTGTTTGTACCGCGTCCCGGTGGAATTGCGGAAGATGATGGCTGGGTTCTCAGCCTGATCTACGATGCAGCACGCCACAGTTCAGCACTGGTGATCCTGTCCGCCCAGACCTTAGAGCCCTTAGCTCGCCTGAATCTCAAGCAACACATTCCCTACGGTTTGCACGGTTGCTTCACGCCACAGTATTTCGGCCCCGAAGACTAG
- a CDS encoding cbb3-type cytochrome c oxidase subunit II produces MRRLYFLIFGLLVLCVGVFTISELSIRIAGDTVPSPGLQPYSEVALRGRQVYIENGCLYCHTQQVRPLGIDSPYLHGTRPSLPNDYVYDRPHLMGTERQGPDLTNIGRKYLGAEGAVQLSMLLRNPRLQFANATMPSFDFLSDRDRSDLVVYLQTLGAWKEPYDGPIERWTYDYLRDVPNLTQETIDQIDGLTEARQVTTVNVLMLVWFGLAVVLPFFLAWRSGQFRDLEAPALQLSQQAENPTDPRAGE; encoded by the coding sequence ATGAGACGCCTCTACTTCCTGATCTTCGGCCTCCTCGTCCTCTGTGTGGGTGTGTTCACTATCAGCGAGCTCTCGATTCGAATTGCCGGCGACACGGTGCCCTCTCCGGGCTTGCAACCCTATAGCGAAGTTGCCCTGCGGGGCCGCCAAGTCTACATCGAAAATGGTTGCCTCTACTGCCACACCCAGCAGGTGCGGCCCTTGGGGATCGATTCTCCCTATCTGCACGGCACCCGTCCCTCGCTGCCCAATGACTACGTCTACGATCGCCCCCATTTGATGGGCACAGAACGGCAAGGGCCGGATCTGACCAACATTGGTCGCAAGTATCTGGGAGCCGAGGGCGCTGTCCAGTTGTCGATGCTGCTGCGCAATCCGCGTTTGCAATTTGCCAATGCGACGATGCCCAGCTTTGATTTCCTCAGCGATCGCGATCGCTCTGATCTGGTCGTCTACCTACAAACGCTCGGGGCCTGGAAGGAACCCTACGACGGCCCTATCGAGCGCTGGACCTACGACTATTTGCGGGATGTCCCCAACCTGACCCAGGAAACGATCGATCAGATTGATGGCCTGACGGAAGCGCGGCAGGTCACCACCGTCAACGTGCTGATGTTGGTTTGGTTTGGGCTAGCAGTGGTGTTGCCGTTCTTCTTGGCTTGGCGCAGTGGTCAATTCCGCGATCTGGAAGCGCCAGCCTTGCAGCTCAGCCAGCAAGCTGAAAACCCGACTGATCCTCGCGCTGGAGAGTGA
- a CDS encoding DUF2231 domain-containing protein, with protein sequence MDFLLNRTNLPYPDPLHAIVVHFVIAMVIISFLFEVIGLISKRQSLLNAGWWNLVVAAIAIFFAILFGQFEIGLAQPSQAAQPTINRHLAVGWLLLLLLPNLALWQGIERSRDRTRISKGVLAFKAIVVVLVCYQFLLGTTMYWVYGIHVEPVATASRAELPDAGAGRPNLTGEVR encoded by the coding sequence TTGGACTTTCTCCTCAATCGGACCAATTTGCCCTACCCCGATCCACTCCATGCGATCGTGGTGCACTTTGTGATCGCGATGGTGATTATCTCGTTTCTGTTCGAGGTCATTGGGCTGATCAGCAAACGCCAAAGCCTGCTGAATGCAGGCTGGTGGAACCTGGTGGTGGCGGCGATCGCGATTTTCTTTGCCATTCTTTTTGGCCAATTTGAAATTGGTTTGGCCCAGCCTTCCCAAGCGGCTCAACCCACCATCAATCGCCATCTCGCTGTGGGCTGGTTGCTGCTGTTGCTGCTGCCCAACCTAGCCCTCTGGCAGGGCATTGAGCGATCGCGCGATCGCACCCGTATTTCCAAGGGTGTGCTGGCCTTCAAAGCGATCGTGGTCGTGCTGGTCTGCTACCAGTTTTTACTGGGCACCACGATGTATTGGGTCTACGGAATCCACGTTGAGCCGGTGGCGACCGCCAGCCGTGCTGAACTGCCTGACGCCGGTGCTGGGCGTCCTAATCTGACTGGAGAGGTGCGCTGA
- a CDS encoding NAD(P)/FAD-dependent oxidoreductase encodes MIASTSIAKPTVIVGGGFVGLFCALHLRHRHYPAPIILIDPKDRFIFRPLLFDFLSGELSDEQVWPRYEELLQGSEVEFIQDAVSAIDLVERSLTTAQGLTFDYGHLVLGLGATQGYFGTPGAADYAFAFRDRDHVVKLEQHLRQRLQKASQIHDRQQRRDLLTIAVVGAGPSGIEMVALLADWLPLHYGRLGGDPQDLRLILVNRSPEILKGDANASLHDLVLEELQQRQMPVELLLGVAVEAVTPEGLQYRRSGTDALEQVRGTVIWTAGVSNNPLLSQLEIPASDRDRHGMPYVLPTLQLLGYPEVFAAGDCAVVKEQPQPGLAQVAYQQGAAIAHNLLALSHNQPLSPAKVSLRGTLMGLGIDNAVANLLNRYRVTGKPGSLLRKATYLELLPTPLHNFKATMDWLSDELFQGHSDRPQTLEQREAGISRAIAITIVSLVAILGGFFATRLLNEPRSPQPPQSIPTQPAAPPTP; translated from the coding sequence ATGATTGCCTCTACGTCGATCGCTAAACCAACGGTCATTGTGGGGGGTGGCTTTGTCGGCCTGTTCTGCGCCCTGCACCTACGCCATCGCCATTACCCAGCGCCGATCATTTTGATTGATCCCAAGGATCGCTTCATCTTTCGGCCACTCCTATTCGACTTCCTCAGTGGTGAACTGAGCGACGAGCAAGTCTGGCCGCGCTACGAAGAATTGCTGCAGGGCAGTGAGGTGGAGTTTATCCAGGATGCGGTCAGCGCCATCGATTTGGTCGAGCGATCGCTGACGACAGCCCAAGGTTTGACGTTTGATTACGGGCACTTGGTACTGGGTTTGGGAGCAACCCAAGGCTACTTTGGCACACCGGGGGCGGCCGACTATGCCTTTGCCTTTCGCGATCGCGATCATGTCGTGAAGCTGGAGCAGCACCTGCGGCAGCGGCTGCAAAAAGCCAGCCAAATCCACGATCGCCAGCAGCGCCGAGACCTGTTGACCATCGCAGTGGTGGGGGCAGGCCCCTCCGGGATTGAGATGGTGGCCCTCTTGGCCGATTGGCTGCCGCTGCACTATGGCCGACTGGGCGGCGATCCCCAAGACCTACGCCTGATCTTGGTCAATCGCAGTCCAGAAATTCTCAAGGGCGACGCCAATGCCAGCCTGCACGACCTGGTCTTGGAAGAGCTGCAGCAGCGCCAAATGCCCGTTGAATTGCTGTTGGGGGTTGCAGTCGAAGCAGTAACGCCAGAGGGATTACAGTACCGCCGGTCGGGAACGGACGCCTTGGAACAGGTGCGGGGCACCGTGATTTGGACAGCAGGGGTCAGCAATAATCCACTTTTATCGCAGTTGGAGATTCCCGCCAGCGATCGCGATCGCCATGGCATGCCCTACGTTTTGCCGACCCTGCAACTCCTGGGCTATCCCGAGGTCTTTGCGGCGGGTGACTGCGCCGTGGTCAAGGAGCAGCCGCAACCCGGACTGGCGCAAGTGGCCTATCAACAGGGTGCTGCGATCGCCCATAACCTCTTGGCACTCAGCCATAATCAGCCCCTCAGTCCTGCCAAAGTCAGCCTGCGTGGCACCTTGATGGGACTGGGGATCGACAATGCGGTGGCCAATCTGCTGAATCGCTACCGTGTCACGGGCAAGCCCGGATCATTGCTCCGCAAGGCAACCTACTTGGAGCTGTTGCCGACTCCACTCCACAACTTCAAAGCAACCATGGACTGGCTCTCGGATGAGCTCTTTCAGGGCCACAGCGATCGACCCCAGACGCTAGAGCAACGGGAAGCTGGCATCAGCCGCGCGATCGCGATCACGATCGTTAGTTTGGTGGCAATCCTCGGCGGCTTCTTTGCCACTCGACTGCTGAACGAACCGCGATCGCCACAACCGCCGCAGTCCATTCCCACACAACCTGCGGCACCGCCCACGCCCTAA
- a CDS encoding Tic20 family protein produces MTWRGSASPADRFFACLPYLLPLAEGVSFGFALFNQFPVLQYLILPLVPVLQLFQIPFAGLIIFFLLFFLVVRNENISHFIRFNAMQAILIDILLILANIIFQMVLRPTLGGGFILETLNNTIFLAMLVGCLYSIIQSILGRYAEIPTISDAVYMQVR; encoded by the coding sequence ATGACTTGGCGCGGTTCTGCCTCACCTGCCGATCGCTTTTTTGCCTGCCTGCCCTACCTGTTGCCGTTAGCAGAGGGCGTGAGCTTCGGCTTTGCGCTATTCAATCAATTCCCCGTGCTGCAGTATTTAATTTTGCCATTGGTGCCTGTGCTGCAGCTCTTTCAAATTCCCTTCGCTGGGCTGATTATTTTCTTCCTGCTCTTTTTCCTCGTTGTTCGCAATGAAAATATCAGTCATTTCATTCGCTTTAATGCGATGCAAGCGATTCTGATTGATATTCTGCTGATTCTGGCAAATATCATTTTCCAAATGGTGCTGCGTCCTACCTTGGGTGGAGGCTTTATCCTCGAGACGCTGAATAACACCATCTTCTTGGCAATGTTAGTGGGTTGCCTCTATTCGATCATCCAATCAATTTTGGGTCGCTACGCAGAAATCCCGACGATTTCAGATGCGGTTTATATGCAAGTTCGCTAG
- the fbt gene encoding folate/biopterin family MFS transporter: MPDSTLSTVAKPTWQQRLLFGQEPSPELAAILLVYFVQGILGLSRLAVSFFLKDDLGLSPAQVSALTGIAALPWMIKPAFGLLSDGFPLGGYRRRPYLIAAGLLGSTAWLGLGTVVHSPAMATLAIALSSLSVALSDVIVDSLVVERARQESRSESGSLQSLTWAVSALGGLVTAYLSGFLLQLFETRTLFLITATFPLIVCLVAGWIAEVPQTIQPGLALIREQVGQIGQALRQRQIWMPTLFLFLWQVTPSADSAFFFFSTNELHFEPEFLGRVRLVTNLASLLGVWIFQRFLRGVPIRRIFGWMIVVTTLLGLTSLILVTHLNRSWGISDQWFSLGDSLILTVAGQLSFMPVLILAARLCPSGIEATLFALLMSVLNLAHFGSVELGALLTHWLGVTESQFDRLWLLVLLTNLSSLLPLPLLGLLPAEEAETVPSDAIASAAPEPLVVTQ; encoded by the coding sequence ATGCCCGATTCGACCCTCAGTACCGTCGCCAAGCCCACGTGGCAGCAGCGGTTGCTGTTTGGTCAAGAACCCAGTCCTGAACTGGCCGCCATCCTGCTGGTCTACTTCGTGCAGGGTATCCTCGGACTCTCTCGGCTGGCTGTCAGCTTTTTTCTCAAAGACGATCTCGGCCTTAGTCCCGCTCAGGTTTCTGCCCTGACGGGAATCGCAGCGCTGCCTTGGATGATCAAGCCGGCTTTTGGCTTGCTCTCCGATGGCTTTCCGTTGGGCGGCTATCGGCGGCGACCCTACCTGATTGCCGCAGGTCTGTTGGGAAGCACTGCCTGGCTCGGCTTGGGCACTGTTGTTCATTCCCCTGCAATGGCAACGCTGGCGATCGCGCTCAGCTCGTTGTCAGTCGCGCTCAGCGATGTGATTGTCGATTCCCTCGTTGTCGAACGAGCCCGCCAAGAATCACGATCGGAATCCGGCTCGCTCCAGTCCCTGACTTGGGCCGTATCGGCACTGGGTGGCTTGGTGACAGCCTATCTCAGCGGCTTTTTGCTGCAACTGTTCGAGACGCGCACCCTATTTCTGATCACGGCGACCTTTCCTCTGATTGTCTGTCTGGTCGCAGGCTGGATTGCCGAAGTGCCCCAAACGATTCAGCCGGGACTGGCACTGATTCGCGAACAGGTGGGTCAAATTGGCCAAGCCCTGCGTCAGCGCCAAATTTGGATGCCGACGCTGTTTCTCTTTCTCTGGCAAGTTACCCCTAGCGCTGACTCGGCGTTCTTCTTCTTCTCGACCAACGAGCTGCACTTTGAGCCAGAGTTTCTGGGGCGTGTGCGACTGGTCACTAACTTGGCCTCGTTGCTCGGCGTTTGGATTTTCCAGCGCTTCCTGCGGGGGGTACCGATTCGCCGCATCTTCGGCTGGATGATCGTGGTGACCACGCTACTGGGCTTGACCTCGCTGATTCTGGTCACTCACCTCAACCGCAGTTGGGGCATCAGCGATCAGTGGTTTAGCCTCGGCGACAGCTTGATCCTGACGGTGGCGGGTCAACTCTCCTTTATGCCAGTGCTGATTTTGGCAGCACGGCTGTGCCCGAGCGGCATTGAAGCAACACTGTTTGCCCTGCTGATGTCGGTGCTGAATCTGGCGCACTTTGGCTCCGTGGAGCTGGGAGCGCTGCTCACCCATTGGCTGGGCGTCACCGAAAGCCAATTCGATCGCCTCTGGTTGCTAGTCCTGCTGACCAACCTCAGTAGTTTGCTGCCCTTGCCCTTGCTGGGGCTCTTGCCCGCTGAGGAAGCCGAAACAGTGCCTTCAGACGCGATCGCCTCCGCTGCTCCTGAACCTTTGGTTGTAACCCAATGA
- a CDS encoding pentapeptide repeat-containing protein, with the protein MKASILLGSALALLLIAPPLRAENPVQVRQLLETGACAGCDLQDADLTGAHLIGADLRNADLAGANLTGVNLEGADLTGADLTGANLSRAYLTNAVFADADLRNANLSGVTMYHADVSGAQLSGINLAGATLGGTAINIGGQ; encoded by the coding sequence ATGAAAGCCTCAATCCTTTTGGGATCTGCCCTTGCCCTTCTCTTGATTGCACCCCCCCTGCGAGCCGAGAATCCAGTTCAGGTTCGCCAGCTTCTGGAAACCGGAGCCTGTGCTGGCTGTGATCTTCAGGATGCAGATTTGACAGGTGCTCACTTGATTGGAGCTGACCTGCGCAATGCCGATTTAGCCGGTGCCAATTTGACTGGCGTGAATCTCGAAGGCGCTGATCTCACCGGTGCTGATTTAACAGGAGCCAACCTCAGTCGGGCCTACCTGACCAATGCTGTCTTCGCGGATGCCGATCTCCGGAATGCAAACCTCAGCGGCGTCACGATGTATCACGCCGATGTGAGCGGGGCACAACTGTCGGGCATCAACCTTGCTGGTGCCACACTTGGCGGGACTGCCATCAATATCGGCGGCCAGTAA